A single genomic interval of Helianthus annuus cultivar XRQ/B chromosome 6, HanXRQr2.0-SUNRISE, whole genome shotgun sequence harbors:
- the LOC110865339 gene encoding peptide chain release factor PrfB3, chloroplastic, translating to MAAETAHFHRYNGCSRRRYVAGIRNHRRLLLLAAASSQPMDIHTSNSYKQLGMFSLRKKIEDSVNRAEMVSLTALEFEEARRIKQEEMIREYDLWDDLAKSSDVLIKLADSAKVVDALKDLTYKVEEAKLITELAEMDIINYALLKQAYTTSVDVSKFLNKYEMSKLLKGKYEFEGACIIIEAGSEGIRSEIWAEQLVGMYMKWAKKQGLKGRIVEKRCRSKAEGGIKSVIIEFEQKYAYGYFLGEKGTHRMITSHPESLSEVSSAAVDVVPLFLEETSELNVDEKDLKINYVPLCENGRGRRGSIVQIQHSPTGLTVHSSGERNQFSNKMKALNRLKAKLLVILNDQGVSSITDIKKDCVIDHWHQETRRYVFRPYKLVQDVKTGIQLADPNFVLSGNLDPFISAHINNRHVSELG from the exons ATGGCGGCTGAAACTGCACACTTCCACCGTTACAACGGTTGTAGTCGCCGGAGATACGTCGCCGGAATAAGAAACCACCGCCGCCTGCTACTTCTAGCTGCAGCTTCTTCTCAACCGATGGATATACACACCAGCAATTCCTACAAACAACTCG GTATGTTTTCACTGAGAAAGAAGATAGAAGATTCTGTTAATCGTGCGGAGATGGTGAGTCTAACCGCGTTGGAGTTTGAAGAAGCGCGACGGATCAAACAGGAAGAGATGATTCGGGAATATGATTTGTGGGATGATTTAGCCAAGTCTAGTGATGTCCTGATCAAGTTGGCTGATAGTGCTAAGGTGGTTGATGCTCTTAAAGACCTTACATATAAG GTTGAAGAAGCTAAACTAATCACAGAGTTAGCTGAGATGGACATCATAAATTACGCGCTTCTTAAGCAAGCATATACCACATCCGTAGATGTGAGCAAGTTTTTAAACAAGTACGAAATGTCCAAACTTCTTAAAGGAAAATATGAATTTGAGGGAGCTTGCATCATAATAGAAGCGGGATCCGAAGGCATTCGATCCGAG ATATGGGCAGAACAACTTGTTGGAATGTACATGAAATGGGCTAAGAAGCAAGGTCTAAAGGGAAGAATAGTTGAGAAACGATGTCGGTCCAAAGCAGAAGGGGGCATCAAGTCGGTTATTATCGAGTTTGAACAAAAGTATGCTTACGGTTACTTTTTAGGGGAAAAGGGTACTCACCGAATGATAACCTCTCATCCCGAATCCTTATCTGAG GTTAGCTCAGCTGCTGTTGATGTTGTACCTTTGTTTCTTGAAGAAACTTCGGAGTTAAACGTTGATGAGAAAGACTTGAAGATCAACTACGTCCCGTTATGTGAAAATGGTCGAGGTCGAAGAGGGTCAATAGTTCAAATCCAACACTCTCCAACCGGCTTGACGGTTCACTCATCAG GGGAGAGGAACCAATTTTCAAACAAAATGAAAGCGCTTAATCGGTTGAAGGCGAAGCTGCTAGTAATATTAAATGATCAAGGAGTCTCCAGTATTACCGATATAAAAAAGGACTGTGTTATTGACCATTGGCACCAAGAAACGAGAAGGTATGTGTTTCGTCCATACAAgcttgttcaagatgtaaaaactGGGATTCAGCTGGCTGACCCGAATTTCGTTTTAAGTGGGAATCTTGACCCGTTTATTAGCGCTCATATAAACAATAGACATGTGTCCGAGTTGGGATAA
- the LOC110865340 gene encoding uncharacterized protein LOC110865340: MLLHHKSIIIPGLSRTDLNAIVTARPKAILHTKVQDTALPSVDYLRTVLGSDDLVITAIKRFPLALTYDLQVYAAENVRMLLEVGAPDATIRAFLARQPRTFFTSADRFRKVVRDVMEMGFDPSKYRFLWAIHAIRAMSKLTWDKKLEIYKKWGWSKDEIFIAFERCPGCMMASTDKIARMLDFLVNTMGWESSFIVQWPIVISFSLEKRVIPRCLVYQYVAEKGLVEEQEDFCFTKWLMYSEKKFLKWVVKRYEDEAPEILKLYRKHLNEANGSTTSILRKRDVI; encoded by the exons ATGCTGCTACATCACAAATCAATCATCATCCCTG GTCTTTCAAGAACTGATCTCAATGCCATTGTGACTGCTAGACCAAAAGCTATATTGCACACAAAGGTTCAAGATACAGCCTTACCTAGTGTTGATTACTTGAGAACTGTTTTAGGGTCAGATGATCTAGTTATTACTGCTATTAAGCGGTTCCCACTAGCGTTAACGTATGATTTACAAGTCTATGCTGCGGAAAATGTTCGAATGTTGTTGGAAGTAGGGGCTCCTGATGCAACTATACGAGCTTTTCTGGCACGACAGCCCCGAACTTTCTTTACATCTGCGGATAGGTTTAGAAAAGTTGTTAGGGATGTGATGGAGATGGGGTTTGACCCTTCGAAATATAGGTTTCTTTGGGCGATTCATGCTATTCGGGCTATGAGCAAGTTGACATGGGATAAGAAACTGGAGATTTATAAGAAGTGGGGTTGGTCAAAAGATGAGATTTTTATCGCGTTTGAGCGGTGTCCGGGGTGTATGATGGCTTCGACGGATAAAATTGCACGAATGTTGGATTTTCTTGTGAATACGATGGGTTGGGAAAGCAGTTTTATTGTTCAATGGCCGATAGTCATTAGTTTTAGCTTAGAGAAGAGGGTTATTCCTAGGTGTTTGGTTTATCAGTATGTAGCGGAGAAAGGGTTGGTTGAGGAACAAGAGGATTTTTGCTTTACAAAGTGGTTGATGTACTCGGAAAAGAAGTTTCTTAAATGGGTTGTGAAGAGGTATGAAGACGAAGCCCCTGAAATATTGAAACTGTATCGAAAGCATTTGAATGAGGCAAATGGGTCGACCACTTCCATTCTTCGAAAAAGAGATGTAATTTGA
- the LOC110944675 gene encoding probable CCR4-associated factor 1 homolog 10, producing MFKSVDPNQTLKISNLQTNKQFHIDFDSELQDLFDYTLRSHPVPKSESVHIREIWNDNLEEEFALIREIVDDYPYIAMDTRDNVDMLKSIQLGLTFSDEDGNLPTYGADKPCIWQFNFRRFNVNEDIFANDSIEMLRQRGIDFKNNSVIGIYREKIGGCSDFKVVVDGGGRSPTVLMMVAG from the exons ATGTTCAAATCCGTTGACCCAAATCAAACCCTAAAAATCTCAAAtcttcaaacaaacaaacaatttcaCATCGATTTTGATTCAGAGCTTCAAGATCTGTTTGATTACACCCTCAGATCTCACCCTGTTCCAAAAAG TGAGTCTGTTCATATCAGAGAAATATGGAATGATAATCTTGAAGAAGAGTTTGCTTTGATTCGAGAAATTGTTGATGATTACCCTTATATTGCAATGGATACTAGA GATAATGTTGATATGTTGAAATCGATTCAACTGGGTCTTACTTTTTCTGATGAAGATGGGAATTTACCCACTTATGGGGCTGATAAGCCTTGCATTTGGCAGTTTAATTTTCGCAGGTTTAATGTCAATGAAGATATCTTTGCAAATGATTCGATCGAGATGTTAAGGCAGCGTGGGATTGATTTCAAGAATAATAGTGTGATTGGTATATATAGAGAGAAGATAGGTGGTTGTTCTGATTTCAaggtggtggttgatggtggtgggCGGTCGCCGACGGTGTTGATGATGGTGGCTGGGTAG